One region of Thermus albus genomic DNA includes:
- the tmk gene encoding dTMP kinase — protein sequence MKGFFLTLEGLDGSGKTTQARLLAQFLEGKGIGVRLTHEPGGGLKGVRDLLLKGKTLSPEAEYLLFSADRAEHVRKVILPALEEGHWVISDRYLDSSLAYQGYGRGLSLSWLLEVAKEVTLGLKPHLTLLLDLPPEEALRRVTAPDRLEGEGLDFFRRVRQGYLELAQAEPERFLIVDAARPVEEVGAAIRSGIQRLLP from the coding sequence ATGAAGGGCTTTTTCCTTACCCTCGAGGGCCTGGACGGCTCCGGCAAGACCACCCAGGCCCGGCTCCTGGCCCAGTTCCTGGAAGGGAAGGGCATAGGGGTGCGGCTAACCCACGAGCCTGGGGGAGGTCTTAAAGGGGTACGGGACCTCCTGCTAAAGGGCAAAACCCTCTCCCCGGAGGCCGAGTACCTCCTCTTTAGCGCCGACCGGGCGGAACACGTGCGTAAGGTCATCCTCCCCGCCCTGGAGGAAGGGCACTGGGTGATATCGGACCGTTACCTGGACTCCAGCCTGGCCTACCAGGGGTACGGCCGCGGCCTTTCCCTATCCTGGCTCCTCGAGGTGGCCAAGGAGGTCACCTTGGGCCTCAAGCCCCACCTTACCCTCCTTCTGGATCTGCCTCCGGAGGAGGCCCTTAGGCGGGTTACCGCCCCAGACCGCCTGGAGGGGGAGGGACTGGATTTCTTCAGGCGGGTGCGGCAGGGGTACTTGGAGTTAGCCCAAGCGGAGCCCGAGCGCTTCCTCATAGTGGACGCCGCCAGGCCCGTGGAGGAGGTGGGGGCGGCCATCCGCTCTGGCATCCAGAGGCTACTTCCTTAA
- a CDS encoding phosphoribosyltransferase family protein, producing MRTYPVEIAGVRRELPIVQVGPDVAVALLNLLGDTELTEAAAEELAKHLPPEVETLVTPEVKAVPLAHALSRITKRPYVVARKTEKPYMINPVSRQVLSITTGKPQLLVLDGADIPLIRGRKVAIVDDVVSTGSTLSGLRELIESVGGQVVAVLAVFTEGTPRQDVIALGHLPLFKPE from the coding sequence GTGAGGACCTACCCTGTGGAGATCGCTGGGGTGCGGCGCGAGCTTCCCATCGTCCAGGTGGGGCCGGATGTGGCGGTGGCCCTTTTGAACCTTCTGGGGGACACCGAGCTCACCGAGGCCGCCGCCGAGGAGCTGGCCAAGCATCTTCCCCCCGAGGTGGAAACCCTGGTTACCCCGGAGGTTAAGGCGGTGCCCTTGGCCCACGCCCTTTCCCGGATCACCAAGAGGCCCTACGTGGTAGCCCGGAAGACGGAAAAGCCCTACATGATCAACCCCGTGAGCCGTCAGGTGCTCTCCATCACCACGGGCAAGCCGCAGCTTTTGGTGCTGGATGGGGCGGACATCCCCCTCATCCGGGGGCGCAAGGTGGCCATTGTGGACGATGTAGTGTCCACGGGTTCCACCCTTTCCGGTCTTAGGGAACTCATTGAGAGCGTGGGGGGCCAGGTGGTGGCGGTTCTGGCGGTCTTCACCGAGGGGACGCCCCGCCAGGATGTCATCGCCTTGGGTCATCTGCCTCTCTTTAAGCCGGAATAG
- a CDS encoding MiaB/RimO family radical SAM methylthiotransferase produces MRAAFRTLGCKVNQVETEALLGFLRALEPEVVPLEAGADLVVINTCAVTTTAEADARKEIRRARRANPKAFIVVTGCYAELAPEEVRELGADAVVPNTRKAELPKVILEHFGLPADPITTPPNEFWGAGERGLLNSRVRAFLKVQDGCQVGCAYCIIPRLRGKERHRDYREALGEAEALLRMGIKEIVLTGVRLGSYRGHPKGLAGLVEDLYHLGARVRLSSIEPEDVGEDLLGVMARYAPKVRPHLHLSLQTGSDRLLRLMGRRYDKAYYRHLVERAYELIPGFALTTDVIAGLPTETEEEHRETLAFLEELRPTRVHAFTYTPRPKTRAASMPQVPLEVRKRRTKEIIALAQRLAEERIRPKLGSQVEVLVERIQGGLALGHTPDYYEARLSGSARPGDTVLARVEGAEGYTLLGRVEAVVEGPPLPVELPLR; encoded by the coding sequence ATGCGCGCGGCCTTCCGCACCCTGGGGTGCAAGGTGAACCAGGTGGAAACCGAGGCCCTTTTGGGCTTCCTCAGGGCCTTAGAGCCGGAAGTGGTCCCCCTCGAGGCGGGGGCCGACCTGGTGGTCATCAACACCTGCGCCGTGACCACCACCGCCGAGGCCGACGCCCGCAAGGAGATCCGCCGGGCCAGGAGGGCTAATCCCAAGGCCTTCATCGTGGTCACGGGATGCTATGCCGAGCTTGCTCCTGAGGAGGTGCGGGAACTGGGTGCCGACGCCGTGGTGCCCAACACCCGCAAGGCGGAGCTTCCCAAGGTGATCCTGGAGCACTTTGGCCTCCCCGCGGACCCTATCACCACCCCCCCCAACGAGTTCTGGGGGGCGGGGGAAAGGGGGCTTTTGAATAGCCGGGTGCGGGCCTTTTTGAAGGTGCAGGATGGCTGCCAGGTGGGCTGTGCCTACTGCATCATCCCCCGCCTCCGGGGCAAGGAGCGGCACCGGGATTACCGGGAGGCCCTAGGGGAGGCGGAGGCGCTTCTCCGGATGGGCATCAAGGAAATCGTGCTCACGGGGGTGCGGCTGGGAAGCTACCGGGGCCATCCCAAGGGCCTTGCGGGGTTGGTGGAGGACCTTTACCACCTGGGGGCAAGGGTGCGGCTTTCCTCCATTGAGCCCGAGGACGTGGGGGAGGATCTCCTTGGGGTCATGGCCCGCTATGCCCCCAAAGTGCGGCCCCACTTGCACCTTTCCCTGCAGACGGGTTCGGACCGCCTCCTAAGGCTTATGGGCCGCCGCTACGACAAGGCCTACTACCGCCACCTGGTGGAAAGGGCCTATGAGCTCATCCCCGGCTTTGCCCTCACCACGGATGTCATCGCTGGGTTGCCCACGGAGACCGAGGAGGAGCACCGAGAAACCCTGGCCTTTTTAGAGGAGCTTAGGCCCACCCGGGTCCACGCCTTCACCTACACCCCCAGGCCCAAGACCCGGGCGGCCTCCATGCCCCAGGTACCTTTGGAGGTGCGCAAGCGGCGCACCAAGGAGATCATCGCCTTGGCCCAGCGCCTGGCGGAGGAGCGCATAAGGCCCAAGCTGGGAAGCCAGGTGGAGGTTTTGGTGGAGAGGATCCAGGGCGGTTTGGCCCTGGGCCACACCCCGGACTACTACGAGGCCCGGCTTTCCGGGTCTGCCCGGCCAGGGGACACGGTTTTGGCCCGGGTGGAGGGGGCGGAGGGGTACACCCTTTTGGGCCGGGTGGAGGCGGTGGTGGAAGGGCCTCCGCTTCCTGTGGAGCTTCCCTTAAGGTAG
- a CDS encoding HAD family hydrolase produces MQGALLDRDGVLLLMDEEALYKKALELSLLGAGLDKTLAVLAWAVREVNEAVRTLRVRTLEEEAAFWNVLAQKVAEGLGLSGSAKTPLSAELLSWRYYHFMRKAPGAEALLRSLKERGLKVGVLSNTLPSLWESLAYHGLDRYVDGFFASCSLGVAKPDPRAFQMALKGLGLAPEETLYLDDDPENVEAARRLGLRAEVYTPLGFQTPREREAPPP; encoded by the coding sequence ATGCAAGGAGCCCTTCTGGACCGGGACGGGGTTCTGCTCCTGATGGACGAGGAAGCCCTTTACAAGAAAGCCCTGGAGCTTTCCCTCCTTGGGGCCGGGCTTGACAAAACCTTGGCCGTCCTGGCCTGGGCGGTTCGGGAGGTCAACGAAGCGGTCCGTACCCTAAGAGTGCGGACCCTCGAGGAGGAAGCCGCTTTCTGGAACGTCCTGGCCCAGAAGGTGGCCGAGGGGCTTGGGCTTTCCGGTTCCGCTAAAACCCCCTTATCCGCAGAGCTCCTCTCCTGGCGCTATTACCACTTCATGCGCAAAGCCCCGGGGGCGGAAGCCCTGCTCCGGAGTCTGAAAGAACGAGGGCTCAAGGTGGGCGTCCTCTCCAACACCCTGCCAAGCCTTTGGGAGAGCCTGGCCTATCATGGCCTAGACCGGTACGTGGATGGCTTCTTCGCCTCCTGCTCCCTGGGGGTAGCCAAGCCTGACCCCAGGGCGTTTCAGATGGCCCTAAAGGGCCTGGGCCTAGCCCCCGAGGAGACCCTTTATCTGGACGACGATCCGGAAAACGTGGAAGCGGCCCGCAGGCTAGGCCTGCGGGCTGAGGTCTATACCCCCCTAGGGTTCCAAACGCCTAGAGAACGGGAAGCTCCGCCACCGTAG
- a CDS encoding 5-formyltetrahydrofolate cyclo-ligase: protein MDKPSLRRHCLRLWRTLDRESLSRQVAETLVPWLKGRGFQEILLYHPLPHELNLLSLTQLYPARYYLPRVAGLGLTVHPLGPLAPGPFGLLEPTTQPVDPEVLELVVVPGLAFDQEGYRLGHGKGYYDRFLATIRAEKLGVIPKALLFPRLPRDPWDVPVSSLATEEGVHPVR, encoded by the coding sequence GTGGACAAGCCCAGCTTGCGCCGCCACTGCCTTCGCCTTTGGCGGACCCTGGACCGAGAGAGCCTTTCCCGGCAGGTGGCGGAGACCCTGGTGCCCTGGCTGAAGGGGCGGGGCTTCCAGGAGATCCTCCTTTACCATCCCCTGCCCCACGAGCTCAACCTCCTTTCCCTCACCCAGCTTTACCCTGCCCGCTACTACCTGCCCAGGGTGGCTGGCCTGGGGCTCACGGTACACCCCCTGGGCCCCTTGGCCCCCGGGCCCTTCGGCCTTTTGGAACCCACCACCCAGCCGGTGGACCCTGAGGTCCTGGAGCTGGTGGTGGTTCCTGGGTTAGCCTTTGACCAGGAAGGCTACCGCCTGGGGCACGGCAAGGGGTACTATGACCGCTTCCTGGCCACGATCCGGGCCGAGAAGCTGGGAGTGATCCCCAAGGCCCTTCTGTTTCCCCGCCTCCCCCGGGACCCTTGGGATGTGCCGGTAAGCTCCTTGGCCACGGAGGAGGGGGTACATCCGGTCAGATGA
- a CDS encoding DUF192 domain-containing protein, producing MRFLYPIRWLAPWILGLVALAQGLSFPRSTLYVEQGGRRHTLRVEVADTPERQAQGLMFRKTLGEDEGMVFLFPAPTAGGFWMKNTLIPLSIAFFDRQGVILRILDMEPCRKEPCPVYYPGVVYQGALEVNQGWFQKRGLTPGARVGGEALKFWPR from the coding sequence ATGCGCTTCCTCTACCCCATCCGGTGGCTGGCCCCCTGGATCCTGGGGCTGGTAGCCCTGGCCCAGGGCCTATCCTTTCCCCGGAGCACCCTTTACGTGGAGCAAGGGGGCAGACGCCACACCCTAAGGGTGGAGGTGGCGGACACCCCCGAGCGCCAGGCCCAGGGCCTCATGTTCCGCAAAACCCTGGGGGAGGACGAGGGCATGGTGTTCCTTTTCCCTGCCCCCACGGCCGGGGGCTTCTGGATGAAAAACACCCTCATTCCCCTTTCCATCGCCTTCTTTGACCGGCAGGGGGTCATCCTGCGCATCCTGGATATGGAACCCTGCCGTAAGGAACCTTGCCCCGTCTACTACCCTGGGGTGGTCTACCAAGGGGCCCTCGAGGTGAACCAAGGCTGGTTCCAGAAACGGGGCCTCACCCCCGGGGCCCGGGTGGGCGGCGAGGCCCTGAAGTTCTGGCCCCGATAG
- a CDS encoding DUF192 domain-containing protein — MERNPFLPIAAFILIIGLSVVSFLGYMLAARRLQTPPPPQRIVVETKGGTHTLKARLARTPEAWRRGLGVRGEDLQALLYLFPEATDAPFSTEGYRFPVLLAFLDAHGRVLKVVQLEPGRSYAPGLAYRGLLEVRSGVLRLEPGDRVLP, encoded by the coding sequence GTGGAACGGAACCCCTTTCTTCCCATCGCCGCCTTCATCCTGATCATCGGGCTTTCCGTGGTCTCCTTCCTGGGGTACATGTTGGCTGCCCGAAGGCTCCAGACCCCCCCTCCCCCCCAACGGATCGTGGTGGAAACAAAAGGGGGCACCCACACCTTGAAGGCCCGCCTAGCCCGCACCCCCGAGGCCTGGCGCCGGGGCCTGGGGGTGCGGGGCGAGGACCTGCAGGCCCTCCTCTACCTTTTCCCCGAGGCCACCGACGCCCCTTTTAGCACCGAAGGCTACCGTTTTCCCGTGCTCCTGGCCTTCCTGGATGCCCATGGCCGGGTGCTGAAGGTGGTCCAGCTGGAGCCAGGAAGGAGCTACGCCCCCGGCCTCGCCTACCGGGGGCTTCTAGAGGTCCGAAGCGGGGTGTTGAGGCTGGAACCAGGGGATCGGGTGCTTCCGTGA
- a CDS encoding phosphoribosylanthranilate isomerase produces MRIKICGITRREDALLAEALGAYALGFVFAPASKRRLTPEAARSLSQALGPLVVRVGVFQDQEPEEVLSLMERAGLQVVQLHGQEPPEWAEAIGQHYPVIKAFSLTGPADPAWKDYPASALLLDGKAPGSGQAYPRDWARPLLQTGKRVILAGGITPENLEEVLALRPYALDLASGVERAPGVKDEEKLRALFAKARRLGGYGPV; encoded by the coding sequence ATCCGCATCAAGATCTGCGGCATCACCCGACGGGAGGACGCCCTATTGGCTGAGGCCTTAGGGGCCTATGCCCTAGGCTTTGTCTTCGCCCCCGCCTCCAAGAGGCGGCTTACCCCAGAGGCCGCCCGCAGCCTCTCTCAGGCCTTGGGGCCCTTGGTGGTGCGGGTGGGGGTTTTTCAAGATCAGGAGCCTGAGGAAGTGCTTTCCCTCATGGAAAGGGCAGGGCTCCAGGTGGTCCAGCTCCATGGTCAAGAGCCTCCAGAGTGGGCGGAGGCCATCGGCCAGCACTACCCCGTCATCAAAGCCTTTTCCCTCACCGGCCCCGCAGACCCCGCCTGGAAGGACTACCCCGCAAGCGCCCTTCTCCTAGACGGCAAGGCCCCGGGAAGCGGCCAGGCCTACCCCAGGGACTGGGCCCGGCCCCTTTTGCAAACCGGGAAGCGGGTAATCCTGGCCGGAGGCATCACCCCGGAAAACCTGGAGGAGGTTCTGGCGTTAAGACCCTACGCCCTGGACCTCGCCAGCGGGGTGGAACGGGCCCCCGGGGTAAAGGACGAGGAGAAGTTGCGGGCGCTTTTTGCCAAGGCCAGGCGCCTTGGCGGGTACGGCCCCGTATGA
- a CDS encoding FmdB family zinc ribbon protein, with protein MPVYVYKGLETGNYYEFEQGFHDEPLKAHPETGEPLKRVITPPAIIFKGSGWHVKDYAKKDSSSKSEGGESTSGGKDSD; from the coding sequence ATGCCGGTTTACGTCTACAAGGGTCTGGAAACGGGCAACTACTACGAGTTTGAGCAAGGCTTCCACGACGAGCCTCTTAAGGCGCACCCGGAGACCGGGGAGCCCTTGAAGCGGGTTATCACCCCGCCCGCCATCATCTTCAAGGGTTCGGGGTGGCACGTGAAGGATTATGCCAAGAAGGATTCCTCTTCCAAATCGGAAGGTGGGGAGTCCACGAGCGGCGGTAAGGATAGCGACTAA
- a CDS encoding bifunctional nuclease family protein produces MLSAKIETLGVDPQNGSVVVLLRTENDKLLPIVIGPLEAHHIVVALQGEKPPRPLTPDLLLSVMEMLQGKLLRVEIIDLRDGTFYARLILEHRGIELEVDARPSDAMALALRAGAPILVAEEVVEKAGVEEASLKPHGAAEA; encoded by the coding sequence ATGCTAAGCGCCAAGATTGAAACCCTGGGCGTGGACCCCCAGAACGGGAGCGTGGTGGTTCTGCTCAGGACGGAGAACGACAAACTTCTTCCCATCGTCATCGGTCCCCTCGAGGCCCACCACATCGTGGTGGCCCTGCAAGGGGAAAAGCCCCCCCGCCCCTTAACCCCAGACCTTCTGCTGTCCGTGATGGAGATGCTCCAGGGAAAACTTCTTCGGGTGGAAATCATTGACCTGCGAGACGGAACCTTCTACGCTCGCCTCATCCTGGAGCACCGGGGCATTGAGCTGGAGGTGGACGCCAGGCCCTCCGACGCCATGGCCCTGGCCCTTAGGGCCGGGGCCCCCATCCTGGTGGCGGAGGAGGTGGTGGAAAAAGCCGGGGTGGAGGAGGCTAGCCTAAAGCCCCATGGAGCAGCGGAAGCCTAG
- a CDS encoding histidine triad nucleotide-binding protein, which yields MECVFCRIIAGELPSRKVYEDAGFVAFHDIRPKAPVHVLVVPKEHIAKLSDYPDTEEGERKLGALFRTANRVARSLGLEGYKVQVHVGEKGGQEVFHVHVHVMGHPS from the coding sequence ATGGAGTGCGTGTTCTGCCGCATCATCGCCGGAGAGCTTCCTTCCCGGAAGGTCTATGAGGATGCGGGCTTCGTGGCCTTCCACGACATAAGGCCTAAGGCCCCGGTGCATGTTTTGGTGGTGCCCAAGGAGCACATAGCGAAGCTTTCCGACTACCCCGACACGGAGGAGGGGGAGAGGAAGCTGGGGGCCCTCTTCCGCACCGCCAACCGGGTGGCGCGGTCCTTGGGGCTAGAGGGCTACAAGGTCCAGGTGCACGTGGGGGAGAAGGGGGGGCAGGAGGTCTTTCACGTGCACGTCCACGTCATGGGGCACCCTTCCTAA
- a CDS encoding adenosylcobalamin-dependent ribonucleoside-diphosphate reductase, whose translation MEHLFDEHAQAIAKRQYLQEGDGDILGMFRRVAREIAKPEKPENRTFWEEKFYHLMASKRFSPGGRILAGAGTAHGNLLNCFVQGATENPPESFEGIMEVAKKLALVTKVGGGNGVNLDPYRSKGNRKRRTVQGMAYLSASHPDVADFIRGLMRPPTNPEGEKEEIALKNFKRAVYGEVSPELRSLAERYGVDILKEPPQGSLTADPEAIRVPDDMGGIIEAAKEATALALKGLTPHVDFSSLRPEGAPIRGSGGTSSGPVSFLVEIFDNFLEWAALGGENAGPVATLRYVYAPVLRVVRQGGTRRGAGMATLSIEHPDLLDFLTAKDLDREKAEGDISTFNISILATEAFIRAVEGDTLWPVTPIEVPGKYYPYPVEGSYTGHIPSLPERGDGAKPIPLFGGKVPARWLWHEIAWHAWATGEPGLIFIDRINDLSALKGLGPKYQIRSTNPCGEIPLTVGESCNLGALNLSAYVKGGEFQMEEFRRDVHTAIRFLDNVLDINRYALPDNEEAARKLRRLGLGVMGLADALIKMGLPYASEEAREKAYAIASAMREEALKASEELAKERGPFPLYEEHKEYFQALGIRPRRNVALLTVAPTGTTSMLMGVSSGIEPVFSPFVWRRIGGEYKPLLHPLFVELMEAYPPHPEYEKEGKWDWEKIIAAIQEDGHGSVQGLPFVPEPIRQVFQCAHDIPPLDHVRMQGAIQRAFDAEGYAGNSLSKTVNLPNHATVEEVEEAYLEAYRTGCKGITVYRDGSREFQVLTVKKEAKEETKEEKGEEKKTEEKLPFTEVEATHEKSALGPLEPQMNPPAGPIYERPGRLMGFTDMVKLLSPDGGKRSFLVTVNVLEGKPIEVILTSGKAGDEANADSEALGRVVSIALQYGVPPEAIVRTLRGINGGLYGTYQGRLVSSKADLIAVALETIPDLFKNPQAPSLGEVHLGFGDPKEGSPKEMPVLSGGGLALAGATTCPSCGEKALVREEGCYKCQVCGYSKCG comes from the coding sequence ATGGAGCATTTGTTTGATGAGCACGCACAGGCCATCGCCAAACGCCAGTATCTGCAAGAAGGGGATGGGGACATCCTGGGCATGTTCCGCCGGGTGGCCCGGGAGATCGCCAAGCCCGAGAAGCCGGAAAACCGCACCTTCTGGGAGGAAAAGTTTTACCACCTCATGGCCTCCAAGCGCTTCTCCCCCGGGGGGCGCATCCTGGCGGGGGCCGGCACCGCCCACGGCAACCTGCTGAACTGCTTTGTGCAAGGGGCCACGGAGAACCCGCCGGAAAGCTTTGAAGGCATCATGGAGGTGGCCAAGAAACTGGCCCTGGTCACCAAGGTGGGTGGGGGCAACGGGGTCAACCTGGATCCCTACCGCTCCAAGGGGAACCGCAAGCGCCGGACAGTGCAAGGGATGGCCTACCTCTCCGCGAGCCATCCCGATGTGGCCGACTTCATCCGGGGCCTCATGCGCCCCCCCACCAACCCAGAAGGGGAAAAGGAGGAGATCGCCCTAAAGAACTTCAAAAGGGCCGTTTACGGGGAGGTTTCCCCCGAGCTTAGGTCCCTGGCGGAGCGCTACGGGGTAGACATCCTCAAGGAACCCCCGCAAGGTAGCCTTACGGCTGACCCGGAGGCCATCCGGGTGCCCGACGACATGGGGGGGATTATAGAGGCAGCCAAGGAGGCCACCGCCTTGGCCCTCAAAGGCCTGACGCCCCATGTGGACTTCTCCTCGTTGCGGCCCGAGGGAGCCCCCATCCGCGGTTCGGGAGGGACCAGTTCCGGCCCAGTCAGCTTCCTGGTGGAGATCTTTGATAACTTCCTGGAGTGGGCCGCCTTGGGTGGGGAGAATGCGGGCCCCGTGGCCACCTTGAGGTATGTATACGCCCCCGTGCTCCGGGTGGTAAGGCAGGGCGGCACCCGCCGTGGCGCGGGCATGGCCACCCTCTCCATTGAGCACCCTGACCTCCTGGACTTCCTCACCGCCAAAGACCTGGACCGGGAGAAGGCGGAAGGGGACATCTCCACCTTCAACATCTCCATCCTGGCCACGGAGGCCTTCATCCGGGCAGTAGAGGGGGATACCCTCTGGCCCGTAACCCCCATTGAGGTGCCGGGCAAGTACTACCCCTACCCCGTGGAGGGGAGCTACACGGGCCATATCCCCAGCCTGCCGGAACGGGGGGACGGGGCCAAGCCCATCCCCCTCTTCGGGGGCAAGGTCCCCGCCCGCTGGCTTTGGCACGAGATCGCCTGGCACGCCTGGGCCACGGGAGAGCCGGGGCTCATCTTCATTGACCGCATCAACGACCTCTCTGCCCTCAAGGGGCTTGGGCCTAAATATCAGATCCGTTCCACAAACCCGTGCGGGGAAATTCCACTCACGGTGGGGGAATCCTGCAACCTGGGAGCCCTGAACCTCTCCGCCTACGTGAAGGGCGGGGAGTTCCAGATGGAGGAATTCCGCCGTGACGTGCACACCGCCATCCGCTTCCTGGATAACGTCCTGGACATCAACCGCTACGCCCTCCCCGACAACGAAGAGGCCGCGAGGAAGCTCCGCCGGCTGGGCCTAGGGGTGATGGGCCTGGCGGACGCCCTCATCAAGATGGGCCTTCCTTACGCTTCAGAAGAGGCCAGGGAAAAGGCCTACGCCATCGCCTCCGCCATGCGGGAGGAGGCCCTTAAGGCCTCGGAAGAGCTAGCCAAGGAGAGGGGCCCCTTCCCCCTCTACGAGGAGCACAAGGAGTACTTCCAGGCCCTAGGGATAAGGCCCAGGCGGAACGTGGCCCTCCTCACCGTGGCCCCCACGGGCACCACCAGCATGCTCATGGGGGTAAGTAGCGGCATCGAGCCCGTCTTTAGCCCCTTCGTGTGGCGCAGGATTGGCGGGGAGTACAAGCCCCTCCTCCACCCCCTCTTCGTGGAGCTCATGGAGGCCTACCCGCCCCATCCCGAGTACGAGAAGGAGGGGAAGTGGGACTGGGAGAAGATCATCGCCGCCATCCAGGAGGACGGTCACGGCTCGGTGCAAGGGCTTCCCTTCGTCCCCGAACCCATCCGCCAGGTCTTCCAGTGCGCCCACGACATCCCGCCCCTGGACCACGTGCGCATGCAAGGGGCCATCCAAAGGGCCTTTGACGCCGAAGGGTATGCGGGCAACTCCCTCTCCAAGACGGTCAACCTGCCCAACCACGCCACCGTGGAAGAGGTGGAGGAAGCCTACCTGGAGGCCTACCGCACAGGATGCAAGGGCATCACCGTGTACCGGGATGGGTCTAGGGAGTTCCAGGTGCTCACGGTGAAGAAGGAGGCAAAAGAGGAGACAAAGGAAGAAAAGGGCGAGGAGAAGAAGACAGAAGAGAAGCTTCCTTTCACGGAAGTCGAGGCCACTCACGAAAAATCCGCTTTGGGGCCCCTAGAGCCCCAAATGAACCCCCCTGCGGGACCCATCTACGAGCGCCCGGGAAGGCTCATGGGCTTCACGGACATGGTCAAGCTCCTCTCCCCCGACGGGGGCAAGCGGAGCTTCCTGGTCACGGTGAACGTGCTGGAAGGGAAGCCCATCGAGGTCATCCTCACCTCCGGTAAGGCGGGAGACGAGGCCAACGCGGACTCGGAAGCCCTGGGAAGGGTGGTGTCCATCGCCCTCCAGTACGGGGTACCCCCGGAGGCCATCGTGCGCACCCTGAGGGGCATCAACGGCGGCCTATACGGCACCTACCAGGGCCGTCTGGTCTCCAGCAAAGCGGACCTCATCGCGGTGGCCTTGGAAACCATCCCAGACCTCTTCAAAAACCCCCAGGCCCCCTCCTTGGGGGAGGTTCATTTGGGGTTCGGGGACCCCAAAGAGGGGAGCCCCAAGGAGATGCCCGTCCTCTCAGGGGGTGGTCTGGCCCTGGCAGGGGCCACCACCTGCCCTTCTTGCGGGGAGAAGGCCCTGGTGCGGGAAGAAGGGTGCTACAAGTGCCAGGTCTGCGGGTACTCCAAGTGCGGTTGA
- a CDS encoding adenine phosphoribosyltransferase, protein METYPIAIGGVTRHVPLIEPLPGRRIPLVEFLGDPELVRAAAQALKPLVPAGTEVLFTTETSPIPLTHVLAEEMGLPYVVARRRRRPYMEDPIIQEVQTLTLGVGEVLWLDRRFAEKLLNQKVTLVSDVVASGETMKAMERMVLRAGGHVVGRLAVFRQGASASDVATVAELPVL, encoded by the coding sequence ATGGAAACTTATCCCATTGCCATCGGTGGCGTTACCCGGCATGTGCCCCTCATCGAGCCCTTACCAGGACGGCGCATCCCCCTGGTGGAGTTTTTGGGGGACCCTGAGCTGGTGCGGGCGGCGGCCCAGGCCTTAAAGCCTTTGGTGCCTGCGGGCACGGAGGTGCTTTTCACCACGGAAACCAGCCCCATTCCCCTCACCCATGTGCTGGCGGAGGAGATGGGTCTTCCCTACGTGGTGGCCAGAAGGCGCCGCCGCCCCTATATGGAGGATCCCATCATCCAGGAGGTACAGACCCTCACCCTAGGGGTGGGGGAGGTGCTCTGGCTGGACCGGCGTTTTGCTGAAAAGCTTCTCAACCAGAAGGTGACCCTGGTCTCCGATGTGGTGGCAAGCGGCGAAACCATGAAGGCCATGGAGCGGATGGTGCTCCGGGCGGGAGGGCATGTGGTGGGGCGGCTTGCCGTCTTCCGCCAAGGGGCTTCGGCCTCCGATGTGGCTACGGTGGCGGAGCTTCCCGTTCTCTAG
- a CDS encoding metallophosphoesterase translates to MQRALLLLLFLGLALGQRLAVIGDWGQDTPGRLQVARLLRAEHARKPLAALLTVGDNFYPRGQVVEGFLRELPPVPLYPAFGNHDAPHLEEQLQRFHLERPYYHVRPGAIEVLVLYTEGNLRAQRAWLAQALSHSQAAWTALILHRPLCSSGLHGGSPSLRSLLEPLLRQHRIPLVLAGHDHHYERLQVGPTTHLVVGGGGASLYPTKPPSPYTQALAVAHHALFLEVEGETLVGLALDPSGRVLDRFVLRKGAP, encoded by the coding sequence GTGCAAAGGGCCCTTCTCCTCCTCCTTTTCCTGGGGCTGGCCTTGGGCCAGCGCCTGGCAGTCATAGGGGATTGGGGCCAGGACACCCCCGGCCGCCTGCAGGTGGCCAGGCTCCTTCGGGCGGAGCATGCCCGCAAGCCCCTCGCTGCCCTTCTTACCGTGGGGGACAATTTCTACCCCCGGGGGCAGGTGGTGGAGGGCTTTCTCCGGGAGCTTCCCCCCGTGCCCCTCTACCCCGCCTTTGGCAACCATGACGCTCCCCACCTGGAGGAGCAACTCCAGCGCTTCCACCTGGAAAGGCCCTACTACCATGTGCGCCCGGGAGCAATAGAGGTCCTCGTCCTCTACACGGAAGGAAACCTCAGGGCCCAGCGGGCCTGGCTAGCCCAGGCCCTTAGCCACAGCCAAGCTGCTTGGACGGCGCTGATCCTCCACCGTCCCCTGTGCTCCTCGGGGCTCCACGGGGGGAGCCCGAGCCTACGAAGCCTCCTCGAGCCCCTCTTACGCCAGCACCGCATACCCCTGGTCCTGGCGGGCCACGACCACCACTATGAACGCCTCCAGGTGGGCCCCACCACCCACCTGGTGGTGGGAGGAGGGGGAGCCAGCCTTTACCCCACCAAACCCCCTTCCCCCTACACCCAGGCCCTGGCGGTAGCCCACCATGCCCTCTTCCTGGAGGTGGAAGGGGAAACCCTGGTGGGCTTGGCCTTGGACCCCAGCGGCCGGGTGCTGGACCGCTTTGTCCTTAGGAAGGGTGCCCCATGA